Within candidate division KSB1 bacterium, the genomic segment GAAATGGCAGACAATTACGGTTTGTCGAATTTAATGAACAATTTCGAGAACCTGACTGGTGCGAAAAAGGCCACATCGGTTATATTCTTGAAGGTATACTTGAGATTGATTTCAATGGTAAAAAACAAGCATATGAGCCCGGAGATGGTTTGTTTATTCTAAAAGGGGATGCTGAAAAACATAAGGCCCGGGCCATTGGCGGACGGGTTAGACTGATCCTTGTCGAAGAAATTGATGACTAAACCTTGCATTCGTTAAAATGAAGAATGGAAAATTAGCCCTGGTATTAACCGGAGGCGGTGCACGGGCCGCATACCAGGTTGGATTTTTGCAGAGTTTAGCAAAGCATTTCCCTGATCTGCAAATTCCAATTATTACAGGAATGTCAGCAGGTGCGATTAATGCTTCATTTATCGCAAATCATCCGGGTTCATGTACCGAAGCCATTCAGGCACTTACTGAAATTTGGAATGAAATTACACCTGAAAAGATATTTCGAGTGGATACAAGGTCTCTTTTGACTGGTATGTTTAAATCCATTGTTTTCGTATTGTTAGGAGCAGGATCGAAAAAACCGAGAATCAGAAGCCTGGTAGATACGAATCCATTACGCGAATTCTTACAACGACACTTAAAGACCGAAAAGGGTCAATGCAATGAAATCGAAAATAAATTAAACATCGGTTCTTTCGAGGCCCTAGCAATTACCACCACGAATTATATGACTGGTCAGACTATTACATGGACACAAGGTTGCAGTTTACAAAATTGGAGAAGACCCAACCAGGTAAGCAGAAAGACCAGGTTTACGATTGATCATGTGATGGCTTCGGCAGCAATCCCGGTTTTTTTCCCTGCAGTTAAAATCGGCAATGAGTGGCATGGTGACGGTGGCATCCGGCTTTATTCACCCCTC encodes:
- a CDS encoding patatin-like phospholipase family protein; amino-acid sequence: MKNGKLALVLTGGGARAAYQVGFLQSLAKHFPDLQIPIITGMSAGAINASFIANHPGSCTEAIQALTEIWNEITPEKIFRVDTRSLLTGMFKSIVFVLLGAGSKKPRIRSLVDTNPLREFLQRHLKTEKGQCNEIENKLNIGSFEALAITTTNYMTGQTITWTQGCSLQNWRRPNQVSRKTRFTIDHVMASAAIPVFFPAVKIGNEWHGDGGIRLYSPLSPAIHLGADRILAISTRYTRSKEEADLPVIRDYPPPSQIAGILMNAIFLDSLDQDADRLERINRLLRELPEEKRDGRRLIELFILRPTVDLGKLSLQFEPKLPPLFRYLMRKQGSRKTTSPDWLSMVMFQKDYLHNLIELGEKDAEDKFSEIESFLS